The proteins below come from a single Chthoniobacterales bacterium genomic window:
- a CDS encoding polymer-forming cytoskeletal protein — MQMFSSSRKVEPAAPMATPPPQPQAKPDPTPNGATEVSRGGTLSSGVSIKGSVKFQKELTLDCVVEGEINSQGRLTVGKAAKIKGDIKTRSVIVDGTVDGNITAAERCELRAGCTVNGDIEAPRLVVDEAASFVGSAKIAFSQKPAGAAASA; from the coding sequence ATGCAGATGTTTTCAAGCAGCCGAAAAGTGGAGCCCGCCGCCCCAATGGCGACGCCCCCTCCTCAACCGCAAGCCAAACCCGACCCGACCCCAAACGGCGCGACCGAGGTTAGCCGGGGCGGAACGCTCTCGAGCGGCGTCTCCATCAAGGGCAGCGTTAAATTTCAAAAAGAGCTGACTCTTGATTGCGTAGTCGAAGGCGAGATCAATTCCCAAGGCCGGCTGACCGTCGGCAAGGCGGCCAAGATCAAGGGCGACATTAAGACGCGCTCCGTCATCGTGGACGGCACCGTGGACGGCAACATCACAGCGGCCGAACGCTGCGAGCTGCGCGCCGGTTGCACCGTGAACGGCGATATCGAAGCGCCCCGCCTGGTTGTCGATGAAGCGGCCAGTTTCGTCGGCAGCGCCAAGATCGCGTTCTCGCAAAAGCCCGCAGGGGCAGCGGCTTCGGCGTAA